In the Pseudomonas sp. ADAK2 genome, one interval contains:
- the gacA gene encoding response regulator transcription factor GacA, with protein MIRVLVVDDHDLVRTGITRMLADIDGLQVVGQAESGEESLLKARELKPDVVLMDVKMPGIGGLEATRKLLRSHPDIKVVAVTVCEEDPFPTRLLQAGAAGYLTKGAGLPEMVQAIRLVFAGQRYISPQIAQQLAIKSFQPTNDSPFDALSEREIQIALMIVGCQKVQIISDKLCLSPKTVNTYRYRIFEKLSISSDVELTLLAVRHGMVDANL; from the coding sequence TTGATTAGGGTGCTAGTAGTCGATGACCATGATCTCGTTCGTACAGGCATTACACGAATGCTGGCTGACATCGATGGCCTGCAAGTAGTCGGCCAGGCCGAGTCAGGGGAGGAATCCCTGCTCAAGGCGCGTGAGTTGAAACCCGATGTGGTTCTGATGGACGTCAAGATGCCCGGGATCGGCGGTCTTGAGGCCACGCGAAAACTGCTGCGCAGTCATCCGGACATCAAAGTCGTCGCGGTCACAGTGTGCGAGGAGGATCCGTTTCCTACGCGGCTGTTGCAGGCCGGGGCGGCGGGTTATCTGACCAAGGGCGCAGGTTTGCCGGAAATGGTCCAGGCCATTCGGCTGGTGTTTGCCGGGCAGCGCTACATCAGCCCGCAGATCGCCCAGCAACTGGCGATCAAGTCCTTCCAGCCGACCAACGATTCGCCTTTCGACGCGTTGTCGGAGCGCGAGATCCAGATCGCCTTGATGATTGTCGGCTGCCAGAAGGTCCAGATCATTTCCGACAAACTCTGCCTGTCGCCGAAAACCGTGAACACCTACCGTTATCGCATCTTCGAGAAGCTTTCGATCAGCAGCGATGTCGAGCTGACACTGTTGGCGGTTCGTCATGGCATGGTTGATGCCAATCTC
- a CDS encoding GNAT family N-acetyltransferase: MIYQLRPATSRDLGFARELTCQNMLPYYIKYELPWLDEAFDVAWAGRENWLIVQDDVPVGYVSLSRDARALYIRELHLCEAFRGQGGGSWAIDQVLAMARTERRPALRLTVFKNNPAQALYRRMGLEVVGEDECFLRMQREVDAPRR, encoded by the coding sequence ATGATTTACCAATTACGTCCGGCGACCTCCCGGGATCTGGGTTTTGCTCGGGAACTGACCTGTCAAAACATGTTGCCTTACTACATTAAGTACGAACTGCCGTGGCTGGATGAGGCCTTCGATGTGGCCTGGGCGGGGCGCGAAAACTGGCTGATCGTGCAAGACGATGTTCCGGTGGGGTATGTCAGCCTCAGTCGTGATGCCAGAGCCTTGTACATCCGTGAGCTGCACTTGTGCGAAGCCTTTCGGGGGCAGGGTGGCGGTTCCTGGGCGATCGATCAGGTATTGGCGATGGCCCGGACGGAAAGACGGCCAGCCTTGCGCCTGACCGTCTTCAAAAATAATCCGGCGCAGGCGCTGTATCGGCGAATGGGCCTGGAGGTGGTTGGTGAGGACGAGTGTTTCCTGAGAATGCAGCGCGAAGTCGATGCCCCCCGTCGCTGA